AGTATGCCCGACCCGGCAGGGATGACCTGATCGCGGATGGCCACGTCCTCCGTGGCCACGCGCGAAGCGACGTGATGCGCGACGGACAGGTAGCGCAGCATCTCCTCGATCGCAGATGTCGCGAGGCCCTCGTCGGCGCGGAGCATCGCCGCCTGATCCGGGTGACGCAGCAACAGGATCGTACCGAGCGCGAGCATGTTCGCCGTCGTGTCGAAGCCGCCGACGATGAGCAGATTCAGGATGCCGAGCAGCCCCGAGTTCTCGATGTTGCCGGCCTCGAGCTGCTCGGTGACGAGCTTGCCGACCAGGTCGTCGGTGGGGTTCTTGATGCGCTGCTGGACGAGGTCGTCGAGGTACGCGGTCATCTCGGCTGCTGCAGCGGCAGACACCGCAGGCGGGCTGTCCAGGTCCATCCAGCGGTTGACCATGTCGAGCAGACCCGGCCCCTCGCTCTCCGGGAGTCCGAGGATCTCGCAGATCGCGATCGAAGGAAGCGGCTCGGCGAACACGGTGAGGAAGTCGACAGGGGCACCGTCCGCGCCGAGCTCTGCCATACGGTCCAACAGCAGATCCACGACGCGCTCGACGAACGGACGCAGCTTCGCGACCTCGGGAACGGACAGGGCACGAGCGACCATCCGCCGCTGCCGAAGGTGCTCGGCGCCGTCCATGCGGATGAACCCGCGCTGAGATCCGCGCGAGGCCTCGTGGTTCGCGCTGGAGTTCGGATACCCGGGGATGCTGGAATTCGCCGACATCGCGGGGTTGCGAAGCAGGTTGCGGATATCCTCATGCCGGGTGGCCATCCACGCCTGCGAGTCGTTCCACAGCCGCACTGGCGTCACACCGCCGGACGCGCGCGCCTCATCGAAATCCGGGGCCGGAAGCAGGGGATCCTGCCGGGTGAACGGCCACTTGTACTCTCGTGTTACCGCAGCGGATGCTTTTGTGCTGGTAGACATCGGTGTCTCCTATCTATGCGTATGATAGTACCATATATCGAGGGGTGATGAACATGAACGCTTCCCACGAGAACAGTGATCAGATGACCCGGGGACTGACGTGGAACGTCAAGGACTCACTGCTCGCGTACGTCTCACGGCTGGCCGACGGCGCCGTGCTCGTTGACGGGGGTGCGGAGTTCACGGCCGATGGCAGCATCCGGTTCCCGCACTCCCCGGTTGCGAACGATGACGGCGCTGCATCCGGCCCCACGTTCACGTTCAGCGGTTCACTCACCCTCTCCGGACACGACGAGCTCCTCCATATCTCCATCGAAGGACCAGCAGTCAGCGTGATGGGCGACGAGATCGAGGTGAGCGGCGTGGACGCGTTGACCGGCATGCGAGTCACGATCGCTCTGGGCACGGTGACGAGCCGACGAGAGACCGACGACGATCTCGTGGTCGAGGCCTCATCCCTCGCCCTCCAGGAGTCGGCGACCGAACTCTTCGCGCACCAATACCCCCTCGGCACGATCCTCTCGCCTCTGCTCATGTGCGTTCCTCTTCGCCGGCCCGTGTGACCGCGCCTCAGAGGCGCTCGGCGCCCTGAGTCACAGCTCCTGCCGCATCGTCGCGCACGTCTTCCCCCAGAGGATCGACCGCTCGACGACGCAGCACGACCACGCCGATCGCGGCGATGGCACTCACGGCCGCCGAGATGATCGCGAGCGTCGGCCATGATCCGCCCTCGGCGATTATCCAGGTCGCGACGAACGGCGTGAAACCACCCGCCAGCGCCCCCAGTTGCATGCCGACCGAGATCCCGGTCACACGCACATCCGTGCGGAACATCTCGGAGTAGTACGCGGGCACCACACCGACGATGGCGGCCTGGCCGAAGTTGAGTACGGCCATCATGCCCAGGAAGACCCAGAACGGCATGACCGTGTGAAGACTCAGGAAGAACGCGAACAGGAAGGCACTCTGCAGAATCAGCCCGATGATCAGCACGGGCTTTCGACCGATGCGATCGGAGAGCGCCCCCACAGGATCATCGCGACGACATTCGTCAGCGTGACGATGGTCAGCGAGTGCAGAAGATACTCGTTGACGAGGACGTCGATGCTGTAGGCGTAGTTCAGTGAGAAAACTGTCACGAGGTAGAACGCGATGTTCTGCGCCGCGAAGACGAACATGCTGACGAGGATCGCCTTCGGATGCTTGCGGAAAACCTCGACGAACGGCAGTCGCCGTACCTGCTTGTCCGTCGCGGCTTGCGCCTTGACGAAGTCCTCCGGCTCGGCGATCGAGCGGCGGACGACGAAGCCGACGAGGAGCACGACGATGCTCGCCAGGAAGGGGATGCGCCACCCCCAGGCCGCGAACTGGTCTTCGGGCAGAAGGACGACCATCGCGAATATGAACGATCCGAGCGCGGTACCGGCGTTGGTCCCGGCTGTCGAGAACGCGCCGAGGAAGCCGCGTCGTCGCCGCGGCGCCGCCTCGACCGCGAGCGCAGCCGCCCCGCCGAGCTCGCCGCCCGCGGCGAGCCCCTGGATGATGCGCAGCACCACAAGCAGAACTGGCGCAAGCAGGCCGACCTGCGCGTAACTGGGCAGCAGCCCCATGCAGAATGTCACGCCGCCCATTAGCCACAGCGTGAGCACCAGCATCCGCTTCCGGCCGTATCGGTCGCCGATGTGCCCGAACAGCACGGCGCCGGCGGGCCGGGCGAGGAAGGCCACACCGAACGTGGCGAACGCCGCGAGTGTGCCGGTGACGGGATCGAGGTCGGGGAAGAACAACTTCGGGAAGACGAGCGCGGCTGCAGCCCCGTAGATGAAGAAGTCGTAGAACTCCATCACTCCGCCGACGAAGCTGGCCGCGGCTGATCGCTTCGCCTGAGAGCCGATCTGGCCCGTTCGATTTGTCATGTGATTCTCCTCGTGTCGTCTTTGACCGTCAGTTGTCAGCCAGCACGCGCGCCGCGATGACTATCTGCTGAATCTCGTTCGTGCCCTCTCCGAGCACGAGCAGCGGAGCGTCGCGATACAGACGCTCGACCATGAACTCCTGGGAATACCCGTACCCGCCGTGGATGCGCATGGCCTCCGATGCGTTCTCCATCGCCACCTCGGTCGCGAAGAGCTTCGCCATGCCCGCTTCCAGGTCGGCACGCGCACCGGTCGCCTTCAGTTCCGCGGCTTCAAGCATGAGCAACTCCGCGGCGCGGAGGTTCGTCGCCATCTTGGCGATCTTCATCTGGATCGCCTGGTGCTTCGCGATGGGCTTGCCGAAGGTCTCGCGCTCCTTCGCGTACTTGACGGCCTGCTCGAGTGCGCAGGTGGCCAAGCCCACCGCGCGCGCCGCGACATTCACCCGACCGAGTTCGACCGCCGCCATGAACTGCTTGAACCCCTGGCCGACCATCTCCTCGCCTCCGAGCACGGCTGTGGCCGGAACGCGGAACCCGTCGAACACGATCTCGGTGGACTCCACGCCCTTGTACCCCAGCTTCTTGAGCTGCGGAGGCACGGTGATGCCAGGCTGTTCCGACACCGACGGCTCCTTCTCGATGAGGAACGCCGTCATGCCTCGGTGGCGCGGCTCGGCCGTGGGGTCCGTGACGGTGAGGATCATGGCGAGGTCTGCGCGCAGGCCGTTCGTCGCCCACATCTTCTGGCCGGTGATCACGTATTCATCGCCGTCGCGCACCGCACGCGTGCGGATCGCCTGGACGTCGGACCCTGCATGCGGCTCGGTCATCGAGTACGCGCTGCGGCTCTCCCCGGTTGCCATGCGCGGGAGATACGTCGCCTTCTGCTCCTCAGTGCCGTAAGTCATCAGCATCCACGCCGCCATGAAGTGGGTGTTGATGACTCCCGAAAGCGAGATCCATCCGCGGGACAGTTCCCGCACGATCAGGGCATACGTGTACAGATCAAGGCCCAGGCCCCCGAACTCCTCGGGGATCGTGATGCCGAACAGGCCGATCTCCTTCATCTGCTCGACGAGATCGGTAGGGAATTCGTCGGCGTGGTCGAACTTCGACGCGACCGGCAGAACCTCCCTGTCCACGAACTCGCGAACCAGGGCAACAAGTTCTTTTTGCTCGGCCGTCAATTCCTTCATCGGAACGCTCCTGTCTGGCGCATGGAATCCTCGTCAATTTCATTGCTTCGTACTATGATAATGGATCGATGGAACCAGAAATACCATTGGAGCGCAATGTCTGCTGAAACCGAGCCCGCCCGCGCGGCGGCTGACCTCCTGCGCGGACGCTCTACGGTCACGATCATGACCGCGATGTCACCGCAGGAACCGCATTCGGCGATCCGCAAGCTCCTGGCCGAGGCGCGCCGCTTCGACATCGAGGTCACCCTGTTGACGGCCTGCATCGATGGCTCGCTCGCGTACCTCACGGATGAGGACGTCATCTCGATCCGGGAGCGTCGGCTCCATCTGGTGACGCTGGCCGGCGGGGTTCCCCGAGCGCTCGGGGCGCTGGCCGACAGCATCCCCCAGTCGCTGTGGAACATCGATCGCATGCTGCAGGACGGGACGATCGCGTGCGACATCTATGTCGTGCGCGCGACCGCGACGCCCGAGGGCGGAATCGACGTCGGAGCCGCAGTCGCATTCACCCCCACGATGCTCGCCCAGCCGGCGGTGCAGACGATCGTCGAATTGGATGCGACGGGGCCGCACGGTCTCTGCGACGATAACCTCGACTGGAGTCGCTGCCTGGTCTGGGCATCGGATGAGCTTCACGGTGACGAAGCAGCATCGCCGGAGCCTGCCGCGCGGGCGGGTTCGGCTGCCGACCCCGCGCAGGTGCGGATCGCCGAGCACGTCGCGCAATTGGTTCCCGAGGATGCGACGGTCCAACTGGGCATCGGGTCACTGGCGGATGCCATCGCGACGGCGCTGCGGACCGGTCCGTCGGCCGGCATCCATTGCGGCTCCGTTCCCGGCGGTGTGCTGATGCGGATTCGCCAGGGCGAATTCGCCCGCGCGACCGACCACGCGGATGCCGGGCTGCAGATCGCCACCAGCCTCGCCGAGACGCCGGCGAGGTCGGGGCACCGTGTCCCGGACAGCGTCCGGCTGCGACCGATCGGGTATACGCACGACCCGGAAGTGCTCGCCGGCATCCCCGTGCTGTGGGCGATCAACTCCGCCCTGAGCATCGACGTCCGGGGGCAGGTGAACTCGGAATGGATCTCCGGCGCTCGCGTGGCATCGGCTGGCGGGCTGAGGGACTTCACGGCCGGGGCGCAGCGCTCATCGGGCGGCGGGTCCGTCGTCGCGCTGCCGTCACGAACCCGTTCCGGTCACTCGCGCATCCTCGCGATGCTCGAAGCACCCGCGGCGGTGTCCGCGGGCGGTCACGAGGTCGGCTATCTGGTCACAGAGTACGGCGTCGCGACGCTGCACGGGCGCACGCAGGCGCAGCGAGCTGAGAGCATCATCGCCATCGCT
Above is a window of Microbacterium suwonense DNA encoding:
- a CDS encoding cytochrome P450; this translates as MSTSTKASAAVTREYKWPFTRQDPLLPAPDFDEARASGGVTPVRLWNDSQAWMATRHEDIRNLLRNPAMSANSSIPGYPNSSANHEASRGSQRGFIRMDGAEHLRQRRMVARALSVPEVAKLRPFVERVVDLLLDRMAELGADGAPVDFLTVFAEPLPSIAICEILGLPESEGPGLLDMVNRWMDLDSPPAVSAAAAAEMTAYLDDLVQQRIKNPTDDLVGKLVTEQLEAGNIENSGLLGILNLLIVGGFDTTANMLALGTILLLRHPDQAAMLRADEGLATSAIEEMLRYLSVAHHVASRVATEDVAIRDQVIPAGSGILAPVPAANHDPEVFTDPHRFDITRDARDHVAFGFGIHQCLGQNLARLELQVAFTRLLKRFPNLALAVPEGQIEFRNSMIYGVKALPITW
- a CDS encoding HtaA domain-containing protein produces the protein MTRGLTWNVKDSLLAYVSRLADGAVLVDGGAEFTADGSIRFPHSPVANDDGAASGPTFTFSGSLTLSGHDELLHISIEGPAVSVMGDEIEVSGVDALTGMRVTIALGTVTSRRETDDDLVVEASSLALQESATELFAHQYPLGTILSPLLMCVPLRRPV
- a CDS encoding MFS transporter, which codes for MLIIGLILQSAFLFAFFLSLHTVMPFWVFLGMMAVLNFGQAAIVGVVPAYYSEMFRTDVRVTGISVGMQLGALAGGFTPFVATWIIAEGGSWPTLAIISAAVSAIAAIGVVVLRRRAVDPLGEDVRDDAAGAVTQGAERL
- a CDS encoding MFS transporter, with protein sequence MTNRTGQIGSQAKRSAAASFVGGVMEFYDFFIYGAAAALVFPKLFFPDLDPVTGTLAAFATFGVAFLARPAGAVLFGHIGDRYGRKRMLVLTLWLMGGVTFCMGLLPSYAQVGLLAPVLLVVLRIIQGLAAGGELGGAAALAVEAAPRRRRGFLGAFSTAGTNAGTALGSFIFAMVVLLPEDQFAAWGWRIPFLASIVVLLVGFVVRRSIAEPEDFVKAQAATDKQVRRLPFVEVFRKHPKAILVSMFVFAAQNIAFYLVTVFSLNYAYSIDVLVNEYLLHSLTIVTLTNVVAMILWGRSPIASVESPC
- a CDS encoding acyl-CoA dehydrogenase family protein produces the protein MKELTAEQKELVALVREFVDREVLPVASKFDHADEFPTDLVEQMKEIGLFGITIPEEFGGLGLDLYTYALIVRELSRGWISLSGVINTHFMAAWMLMTYGTEEQKATYLPRMATGESRSAYSMTEPHAGSDVQAIRTRAVRDGDEYVITGQKMWATNGLRADLAMILTVTDPTAEPRHRGMTAFLIEKEPSVSEQPGITVPPQLKKLGYKGVESTEIVFDGFRVPATAVLGGEEMVGQGFKQFMAAVELGRVNVAARAVGLATCALEQAVKYAKERETFGKPIAKHQAIQMKIAKMATNLRAAELLMLEAAELKATGARADLEAGMAKLFATEVAMENASEAMRIHGGYGYSQEFMVERLYRDAPLLVLGEGTNEIQQIVIAARVLADN
- a CDS encoding acetyl-CoA hydrolase/transferase C-terminal domain-containing protein, which translates into the protein MSAETEPARAAADLLRGRSTVTIMTAMSPQEPHSAIRKLLAEARRFDIEVTLLTACIDGSLAYLTDEDVISIRERRLHLVTLAGGVPRALGALADSIPQSLWNIDRMLQDGTIACDIYVVRATATPEGGIDVGAAVAFTPTMLAQPAVQTIVELDATGPHGLCDDNLDWSRCLVWASDELHGDEAASPEPAARAGSAADPAQVRIAEHVAQLVPEDATVQLGIGSLADAIATALRTGPSAGIHCGSVPGGVLMRIRQGEFARATDHADAGLQIATSLAETPARSGHRVPDSVRLRPIGYTHDPEVLAGIPVLWAINSALSIDVRGQVNSEWISGARVASAGGLRDFTAGAQRSSGGGSVVALPSRTRSGHSRILAMLEAPAAVSAGGHEVGYLVTEYGVATLHGRTQAQRAESIIAIAHPDDRDALSRGV